From the Saccharomonospora marina XMU15 genome, the window CCCACCGTGAGCGCGATCCGGCGGGCGCCGGAGTCGAGCGCGTGTGCGATCAGCTCGCCGACGCCGTAGGTGTGCGCTGCCAGCGCCGTGCGCGGGCTGGGTTTGACGTGTTCGATGCCGCAGGCGCGGGCCGACTCGATGTAGGCCGTGCCGTCGAGCACGGCGTACCAGGCGTCGACCCGTTGCGACAGCGGACCCCGCACGCGCAGGTCCACGCGCTTGGCTCCCGCGGCGAACAGCACGTCGAGGGTGCCCTCGCCGCCGTCGGCCACCGGGCACAGTGTCACCTCGGCGGCCGGGTCCGCTGCACGGACCCCCTCGGCGATCGCCTCGGCGGCTTCGACAGCGGTGAGGCTGCCCTTGAACTTGTCCGGAGCTACCACCACGCGCACCGCGCTCACCCCCGCACCGGGGTCGGCGGCTGCTCACCGGACAGCACGGCGACGGCGTTGCGTGCGGCGAGGGTGGCCATCGCGGTTCTCGTCTCGACGGTTGCCGAGCCGAGATGGGGGGCCAGCGCGACGTTGTCCAGTTCCAGCAGGTCGGGATGGACCTCGGGTTCGTTCTCGAAGACGTCGAGCCCTGCACCGGCGATGGCGCCGTCGGCGAGTGCCTTGGCCAGTGCGGACTCGTCCACCACCGGGCCTCGAGTGGTGTTGATCAGGTATGCGGACGGTTTCATTCTCGCCAGCGCGTCGGCGTCGATGAGATGGTGCGTGCTCGCAGTCAGCGGGCAGTGCAGCGAAACCACGTCACTGCTGCTCAGCAGTTCTTCGAAAGGCAGGTACGTGGCGCCGAGTTCCCGTTCGATCGCTTCGTCGGCCCTTCGCCGCCCGCTGTAGCGGATGTCCATGCCGAAGGCCAGCGCCCTGCGGGCCATCGCGCGCCCGATCTGACCGAGGCCGACGATGCCCAGCGTCTTGCCCTGCAACCCGGACCCGAGCATGAACCCGAGGTGGAACGACCACGGTGTGCGCGAGCGCAGTAGCCGCTCACCCTCTCCGAGCCTGCGCGTGACGGCCAGTAGCAAGCCGAACGCGAGGTCGGCGGTGGCGTCGGTGAGCACGCCGGGGGTGTTGGTGACGACGATGCCTCGGGAGGTCAGCGCGGGAACGTCGATGTTGTCGTAACCGACGGCGACGGTGGACACCACCCGCAGGCTCGGTCCCGCCGCGTCGGCGAACGCGGCATCGATGCGATCCTGCAGCGTGCTGACGACCGCGTCGGCGCAGGCGACCACCTCGTGGAGTTCGCTGGGGGAGAGCGCTCTGTCCGGCTGCGGCCACCACACGTCGCCGACTTCGCGCAGCAGGTCCAGCGCCGCTTGCGGGATTTCCCTTGTCACCACGATCCGAGGCGATGCGCCAGCCATTCGCCGCTCCCAAAGCGTCACTGGTTCCGGACTGCGTTCTTCGTTGCCGTTGCCGTTGCCGTTTGCCGTTGCCGCCTCACCTTAGTTGCGATCACCGCGATGGGAACTGCTTGATTGTGGCGTGGCAGTCGCGTTGACGGGCGACCGACGGGCTGGCTAATGTTCATATACAGAACGTGTGTGCGGAATGCGAACAAGGGTGTGGCAACGTGGCTGAGATCGTCTCGCTCGCCGACGGGGTCGGCAGGCTGGTGCACGACGGCGACATGGTCGCCATGGAAGGGTTCACTCACCTGATCCCGCACGCGGCGGGCCAGGAGATCATCCGCCAGCGGCGCGAGAACCTGACGCTGGTGCGGATGACGCCCGACATCATCTACGACCAGCTGATCGGCGCCGGATGCGCGCGCAAGCTGGTGTTCTCCTGGGGCGGCAACCCGGGCGTCGGCTCGCTGCACCGGTTCCGCGACGCGGTGCAGAACGGCTGGCCGGTGCCGCTGGAGATCGAGGAGCACAGTCACGCGGGTATGGCCAACCGGTACGTGGCCGGAGCCTCCGGGCTGCCGTTCGCCGTGCTGCGCGGCTACGCCGGTACCGACCTGCCCAAGCACACCGGCACGATCAAGCAGATCACCTGCCCGTTCACCGGCGAGCGGCTGGCCGCGGTACCCGCGCTGAACCCTGATGTCGCGGTGATTCACGCACAGCGCGCCGACCGTGCGGGCAACGTGCAGATGTGGGGCCTCGTCGGTGTGCAGAAGGAGGCCGTGCTCGCGTCCGGTCGCAGCCTCGTCACGGTCGAGGAGGTCGTCGACGAACTCGAGCCCGTGCCCGGCCAGGTCATCCTGCCCAGCTGGGCGGTGACGTGCGTGGCCGAAGTGCCGCACGGGGCGCATCCCTCGTATGCGCAGGGCTACTACGAGCGCGACAACGCCTACTACGAGGAATGGGATTCCATTGGGCGAAAGAGGGACTCGTTCCAGGAGTGGGTTCGCGAGAAGGTGTTCGCAACAGGCGCGGAGGTGAAGGCGAAGTGACCACGACGACACGGCCGGCTGCGCCTGCCTACACCTCCGACGAAATGATGTCGATCGCCGCCGCACGGGTGCTCACCGGCGACAAGCGTTGCTTCGTCGGTATCGGGCTGCCGTCCACGGCGGCCAACCTCGCCCGCCGCACCCATGCGCCCGACCTGGTGCTGATCTACGAGTCCGGCACGCTCGGCTCCAAGCCGGACCGGCTGCCCGCCTCCATCGGCGACGGCATTCTCGCCGAGACGGCGGACGCGGTGATCAGCGTGCCGGAGGTGTTCAACTACTGGCTGCAGCCGGGCCGCCTCGACATCGGTTTCCTCGGTGCCGCCCAACTCGACAAGTTCGGAAACATCAACACCACCGTCATCGGCGACGACTACGCCAACCCCAAGGTGCGGCTGCCGGGTGCGGGCGGGGCACCGGAGATCGCGGCCTCCTGCAAGGAGGTGTTCGTGGTCGTGCGGCAGAGCAAGCGCAGCTTCGTCGAGCAGGTCGACTTCGTGACTTCCGTCGGTCACGGCCGCGGCAAGGGCGATCGCGAGCGGCTCGGGCTGCGCGGCGCCGGACCTACCCTGGTGATTACCGACCTCGGCGTGCTGCGTCCCGACCCGCAGACCTCGGAACTGGTGCTCAGCCAGCTACACCCCGGTGTCGACGTGGAGCAGGTGCGCGAGGCCACCGGGTGGGAGTTGAAGGTCTCGCCCGAACTGTCCGACACCGAGGCGCCGACCGAGCAAGAGTTGGCGAACCTGCGTGCGTTGAAGGAGGCGTCGAAGTGAGCCTCCAGGGAAACCATGTCTACGTCCTCGACGCCGTGCGCACGCCGTTCGGCCGTTACGGCGGCGCGCTTTCCGGTGTCCGGCCCGACGACCTTGCCGCGCACGTGCTTGCCGAACTGGCGAGGCGGGCCGAGTTCGATCCCGCCGCCGTGGACGAGGTGATCCTCGGCGACGCCAACGGCGCGGGGGAGGACAACCGAAACGTCGCTCGCATGGCCACGCTGCTGGCGGGCTGGCCGACCGCAGTGCCAGGCAGCACCGTCAACCGGCTGTGCGGCTCCGGCCTGGACGCCGCGATGCAGGCGAGCAGGCAGATCGCGGTCGGCGACGCCTCCGTGGTGGTGGCGGGCGGCGTGGAGTCGATGAGCCGTGCCCCGTGGGTGCTGCCCAAGCCGGGCAAGGCGTTTCCCAACGGCCACGAGACCATGTACTCCACCACGCTCGGCTGGCGCATGGTGAACCCGAGGATGCCGGGGCAGTGGACGGTGTCGCTCGGCGAGAGCACCGAACTGCTCGCGCGGCGCTACGGCATCGGCCGCGAGGAGCAGGACGAGTTCGCCCTTCGCAGTCACCTGCGCGCGGCCAGGGCATGGGACAGCGGCTTCTACGACGACCACGTGCTGCCCGTGCCCGGCACCGACCTGCGGCGCGACGAGGGCATCAGAGCCGACTCCTCCATGGAGAAGCTGGCCAAGCTCAAGCCGGCCTTCCGCGAGGACGGCACGGTCACGGCAGGCAACTCCTCACCGCTCAACGACGGCGCGTCCGCCCTGCTCCTCGGCGACGAGGCGGGTGCGCGGCGGCTGGGCCTCACGCCGATGGCGCGCATCGCGGGCAGGGGTGCGGCGGGCGTCGACCCCGACGTGTTCGGGATCGGACCGGTCCGCGCCGCTGAGATCGCACTCGAACGCGCGGGTATCACCTGGAGCGACCTTGCCGTGGTCGAGCTGAACGAGGCGTTCGCCGCGCAGTCGCTCGCGGTGCTTGCCGACTGGCCCAAGGTCGACCCCGAGATCGTCAACGTCAACGGTGGCGCGATCGCCATCGGGCATCCGCTGGGCGCGTCCGGCGGGCGCATCCTCGGCGCGCTGGCTCACGAGTTGCGGCGCCGGGGCGGTGGCTGGGGTCTTGCCGCCATCTGCATCGGCGTCGGCCAGGGCCTGGCCGTCGTGCTGCAGGCGTGAACAAGGAGGTTCGATTTTGACCGCGTCAACGGAGTCAGGGCTCATCCTGCCGAAATACCGGCGGGACCCCGAAGGCACCCACCCGCCGCTGGACTCGCCCGAATACAAGTCGACCAGCTTGCGGCACCCCAAGCAGCCGCTGGTGTTGCTGCCGCACAAGCTCACCGAGGTCACCGGCCCGTTGCTGGGTCCTGGCAGGCTGGGGGAGTTGGACCACGACCTGACCCGCCAGCACGCGGGTGAGCCGCAGGGGCAGCGGATCATCGTGCACGGCAGGCTGCTCGACGGTGACGGCAAGCCGGTCCCGAACTCGCTCGTCGAGATCTGGCAGGCAAACGCGGGCGGCCGTTACCGGCACGTGTGGGACAACTGGCCGAGCCCGATCGACCCCAACTTCACCGGCGTGGGCCGCACCATCACCGACAGCGAGGGCCGCTACGAGTTCGTCACGATCAAACCCGGCGCCTACCCGTGGAAGAACCACGACAACGCCTGGCGACCCGCGCACATCCACTTCTCGGTGTTCGGCACGGCGTTCACGCAGCGCCTCGTGACGCAGATGTACTTCCCCGGTGATCCGCTGTTCTTCCAGGACCCGATCTTCAACTCGGTGCCGGACGAGAAGGCGCGGCAGCGCATGATCTCGCGCTACGACCACAGCCGCACGATGCCCGAGTGGGCGCTGGCGTTCGAGTTCGACATCGTGCTGCGGGGCCGGGAAGCGACACCGTTCGAGAACGAGGAGGACGAGTGAGCCAGGCCGCAAGCCCGACGTTCGGGAGCACGCCTTCCCAGACAGTCGGCCCTTACCTCTCGATCGGTCTGCCCTGGGAGGACGGCCCCACGGTCGTCGCCGAGGGCACGCCGGGTGCGGTGTGGATTCGCGGGGTCGTTACCGACGGTGCCGGTGCCCCGATTCCGGACGCGTTGATCGAGACGTGGCAGGCGGACCCGAACGGCCGCTTCGACCACCCCGACGACCCCAGGGGCGCTCAGCCGGGCTTTCGCGGGTTCGGCCGCTGCCCCACCACCGACGACGGCGAGTACGGCATTCTCACGCAACTGCCGGGCGCGCTGCCGGGTCAGGCGCCGCACATCGACGTCTCGGTGTTCGCGCGGGGCCTGCTGCACCGCGTTGTCACCCGTATCTACTTCCCGGACAACGCCGAGGCCAACGCGTCGGACCCGGTGCTTGCCTCGGTGCCGGAGGAACGCAGGCACACACTGCTCGCGCAGCGGACCACCGACGGTTACCGTTTCGATGTGCGGCTTCAAGGTGAGGGCGAGACAGTGTTCTTCGATGTCTGAGCTGTTCGACCCGGTGCTCGCCGCGGGCCCGGTATCCGGGCAGGTGGACGATGCGGCGTGGTTGCGCGGGATGCTCGACTTCGAGGCCGCCTTGGCAGGCGCGCAGGCCGACGTGGGACTGCTCGAGCGGTCCCACGCGCGGCGTATCGGTGAGGTGTGCCAGGATGCTTCCTTCGACATCGCGGAACTGGGCAACGCCGCGACCGGTATCGGAAACCCCGCCGGGCCGTTGGTGCGCGCACTCACCGAGCGGGTCGGCGGTGCGGCGGCGCGGCACGTTCACGCCGGTGCCACCAGCCAGGACGTGCTCGACACGGCGGCGATGCTGGTGTCGGCCCGTGCGCTGGAGTCGCTTCTCGGCGAACTCGATGCCGCCACGGCCGCCGCCGCGCGGCTGGCGGCGGAGCATGCCGAGACCGTCCAGGTGGGGCGGACGCTGTCGCAGCACGCGCTGCCGGTGACGTTCGGCTTCACGGCGGCGGGGTGGCTTTCCGCGCTGGAGGCCTCGGGCGGGCGGCTGCGGGCGGTGCGGTTGCCCGCTCAACTCGGCGGGGCGGTCGGCACGCTGGCGTCGTTGGGCGCTGCGGGGCCGGACGTGCTCGCGGCACTCGCCCGCAGGCTGGGCCTTTCGGAGCCGGTGTTGCCGTGGCACACCGACCGGACGCCGGTCGCGGAGTTGGCCTGCGCGCTCGGCGAGGCGGCGGGCGCGGTCTCGGCGGTGGCCCGTTCCGTGGTGTTGCTCGCGCAGACCGATGTCGGTGAGGTGCACGAGCAGGGCCCCGAGGGCAGCGGCGGCTCGTCCACCATGCCGCACAAGCGCAACCCGGTGGCCGCGGTGTCGGCGTTGGCGTGCGCCAAGCAGGCGCCGGGGCTGGTGGCCGACCTGCTGGCCGCGATGGAGCAGGAGCAGCAGCGCGCGGCGGGTGCGTGGCACGCGGAGTGGCAGCCGCTGACACAGCTTTGGCGGGTGTGCGGTTCGGCGGTGTACTGGCTGCGGACCAGTCTCGAGCGGTTGCGGGTGGATGCCGATCGGATGCGGCGCAACCTCGACCGCAGTGGCGGTGTCCTGCTGGCCGAGCGGGTCACCACCGAACTGGCCCCGAGTGTGGGCAGGCTGGCGGCACACGATGCCGTCACCGAGTGCTGTCTGCGGGCGTTGGACGGCGAGGCACCGGTCGCCGAACTGCTGGCGGCGGACCCGTTGGTGGGGGCGCGGCTGTCGCGGGCGCGCATCGACGAGTTGCTGGACCCGTCCGGATACCTGGGCAGTGCGGTGGTCTTCGTGGAGCGGTCGCTGGCCGCGCACCGCGGGCGAAAGGAGGAGGCGTGAGAGTGAACCACGTTGTCGAGGGCCCGCAGGACGGCGACGTCGTCGTGCTGTCCGGCTCGATCGGCAGCAACCTGAGCATGTGGCAGCCGCAGGTTCCCGCGCTGACACAGGCCGGTTACCGCGTCGTGCGCTACGACCAGCGGGGACACGGCAGAACCCCGGTGCCCGACCATCCGTGTTCGCTCGCCGATCTCGGCGGCGACGTGGTGGAACTGCTGGACGGGCTCGGTGTCGAGCGAGCCGCGTTCGTCGGTCTTTCGCTCGGCGGCATGACGGGGATGTGGCTGGCGGTCAACCACCCCGACCGCATCGACAGGCTGGTGCTGTGCTGCACCTCGGCCCGGCTGGGAAGCCCCCAGATGTGGCAGGAGCGCGCGGAGCAGGCCCGCGCGCAGGGCATGTCAGCCATCGCGGACGGCAGTATCCAGCGCTGGTTCACCGCGCAGTGGTTGGCGGACAATCCGCAGCTGGCCCGCGAGTATCACCACATGACCGCGGCGACACCCGCCGAGGGTTACGCGGCCTGCTGCGCCGCCATCGGATCCATGGACCTGCTCGACGACCTGCCCAAGATCACCGCGCCGACACTGGTGATCGCGGGGGCCGACGACCCGGCCACGCCGCCGGAGGGGCACGGCAGGCCGATCGCCGAGGCGATCCCGGGTGCCCGGTTCGAGGTGGTGGCGCATGCGGCCCACCTCGGCAACGTCGAGCAGCCGCAGCGGTTCTCCTCGCTGATCCTCGACCATCTGCGGGCAGGACGATGAGCGAGTCCGACGAGTTGTTCGAGGCGGGTATGACCGTCCGGCGTGAGGTGCTCGGCGACGCCCACGTCGACAAGGCGGTCGCGGGCACCACCGAGTTCACCAAGCCGTTCCAGGACTACATCACCCGTGCTGCGTGGGGCTCGGTGTGGACGCGCGACGGCCTGGACCGCAAGACCCGCAGTTGCCTCACGCTGGCCGTGCTCACGGCGCTGCGCAGTCACGGGGAGATCGCCATGCACGTGCGGGCGGCCATCGGCAACGGGCTCACTCCCGCGGAGATCTCGGAGGTGCTGCTGCACACGGCCGTCTACGCGGGTGTGCCCGCGGCCAACGAGGCCTTCGCCATCGCGCAGCGCACGCTTGCGGAGATGGGCGAGAGCTGACCGCACTGGGTGCGGATAGGTTGGCGGGTATGGACGAAGCCGGCGTGCAGCACAGTGGCCGTGGCGCGCACCACGTGCAGTCGCTGGAGCGCGGGCTCGCCGTGATCAAGGCGTTCAACGCGGGCGCGCCGGAGCTGACGCTGAGCGACGTGGCCAAGGCCACCGGTCTGACGCGGGCCGCGGCGCGCCGCTTCCTGCTGACCCTGGCCGACCTCGGCTACGTCCGCACCGACGGCAAGTACTTCTCGCTGACCGCTCGCGTGCTGGAACTGGGCTACGCGTTCCTGTCCAGCCTTTCGTTGCCCGAGGTGGCGCAGCCGCACCTGGAACGGCTCTC encodes:
- a CDS encoding 2-hydroxyacid dehydrogenase, with the translated sequence MAGASPRIVVTREIPQAALDLLREVGDVWWPQPDRALSPSELHEVVACADAVVSTLQDRIDAAFADAAGPSLRVVSTVAVGYDNIDVPALTSRGIVVTNTPGVLTDATADLAFGLLLAVTRRLGEGERLLRSRTPWSFHLGFMLGSGLQGKTLGIVGLGQIGRAMARRALAFGMDIRYSGRRRADEAIERELGATYLPFEELLSSSDVVSLHCPLTASTHHLIDADALARMKPSAYLINTTRGPVVDESALAKALADGAIAGAGLDVFENEPEVHPDLLELDNVALAPHLGSATVETRTAMATLAARNAVAVLSGEQPPTPVRG
- a CDS encoding CoA transferase subunit A — protein: MAEIVSLADGVGRLVHDGDMVAMEGFTHLIPHAAGQEIIRQRRENLTLVRMTPDIIYDQLIGAGCARKLVFSWGGNPGVGSLHRFRDAVQNGWPVPLEIEEHSHAGMANRYVAGASGLPFAVLRGYAGTDLPKHTGTIKQITCPFTGERLAAVPALNPDVAVIHAQRADRAGNVQMWGLVGVQKEAVLASGRSLVTVEEVVDELEPVPGQVILPSWAVTCVAEVPHGAHPSYAQGYYERDNAYYEEWDSIGRKRDSFQEWVREKVFATGAEVKAK
- a CDS encoding CoA-transferase subunit beta, which gives rise to MMSIAAARVLTGDKRCFVGIGLPSTAANLARRTHAPDLVLIYESGTLGSKPDRLPASIGDGILAETADAVISVPEVFNYWLQPGRLDIGFLGAAQLDKFGNINTTVIGDDYANPKVRLPGAGGAPEIAASCKEVFVVVRQSKRSFVEQVDFVTSVGHGRGKGDRERLGLRGAGPTLVITDLGVLRPDPQTSELVLSQLHPGVDVEQVREATGWELKVSPELSDTEAPTEQELANLRALKEASK
- a CDS encoding thiolase family protein, translated to MSLQGNHVYVLDAVRTPFGRYGGALSGVRPDDLAAHVLAELARRAEFDPAAVDEVILGDANGAGEDNRNVARMATLLAGWPTAVPGSTVNRLCGSGLDAAMQASRQIAVGDASVVVAGGVESMSRAPWVLPKPGKAFPNGHETMYSTTLGWRMVNPRMPGQWTVSLGESTELLARRYGIGREEQDEFALRSHLRAARAWDSGFYDDHVLPVPGTDLRRDEGIRADSSMEKLAKLKPAFREDGTVTAGNSSPLNDGASALLLGDEAGARRLGLTPMARIAGRGAAGVDPDVFGIGPVRAAEIALERAGITWSDLAVVELNEAFAAQSLAVLADWPKVDPEIVNVNGGAIAIGHPLGASGGRILGALAHELRRRGGGWGLAAICIGVGQGLAVVLQA
- the pcaH gene encoding protocatechuate 3,4-dioxygenase subunit beta; translated protein: MTASTESGLILPKYRRDPEGTHPPLDSPEYKSTSLRHPKQPLVLLPHKLTEVTGPLLGPGRLGELDHDLTRQHAGEPQGQRIIVHGRLLDGDGKPVPNSLVEIWQANAGGRYRHVWDNWPSPIDPNFTGVGRTITDSEGRYEFVTIKPGAYPWKNHDNAWRPAHIHFSVFGTAFTQRLVTQMYFPGDPLFFQDPIFNSVPDEKARQRMISRYDHSRTMPEWALAFEFDIVLRGREATPFENEEDE
- the pcaG gene encoding protocatechuate 3,4-dioxygenase subunit alpha; amino-acid sequence: MSQAASPTFGSTPSQTVGPYLSIGLPWEDGPTVVAEGTPGAVWIRGVVTDGAGAPIPDALIETWQADPNGRFDHPDDPRGAQPGFRGFGRCPTTDDGEYGILTQLPGALPGQAPHIDVSVFARGLLHRVVTRIYFPDNAEANASDPVLASVPEERRHTLLAQRTTDGYRFDVRLQGEGETVFFDV
- a CDS encoding class-II fumarase/aspartase family protein, encoding MSELFDPVLAAGPVSGQVDDAAWLRGMLDFEAALAGAQADVGLLERSHARRIGEVCQDASFDIAELGNAATGIGNPAGPLVRALTERVGGAAARHVHAGATSQDVLDTAAMLVSARALESLLGELDAATAAAARLAAEHAETVQVGRTLSQHALPVTFGFTAAGWLSALEASGGRLRAVRLPAQLGGAVGTLASLGAAGPDVLAALARRLGLSEPVLPWHTDRTPVAELACALGEAAGAVSAVARSVVLLAQTDVGEVHEQGPEGSGGSSTMPHKRNPVAAVSALACAKQAPGLVADLLAAMEQEQQRAAGAWHAEWQPLTQLWRVCGSAVYWLRTSLERLRVDADRMRRNLDRSGGVLLAERVTTELAPSVGRLAAHDAVTECCLRALDGEAPVAELLAADPLVGARLSRARIDELLDPSGYLGSAVVFVERSLAAHRGRKEEA
- the pcaD gene encoding 3-oxoadipate enol-lactonase, coding for MRVNHVVEGPQDGDVVVLSGSIGSNLSMWQPQVPALTQAGYRVVRYDQRGHGRTPVPDHPCSLADLGGDVVELLDGLGVERAAFVGLSLGGMTGMWLAVNHPDRIDRLVLCCTSARLGSPQMWQERAEQARAQGMSAIADGSIQRWFTAQWLADNPQLAREYHHMTAATPAEGYAACCAAIGSMDLLDDLPKITAPTLVIAGADDPATPPEGHGRPIAEAIPGARFEVVAHAAHLGNVEQPQRFSSLILDHLRAGR
- the pcaC gene encoding 4-carboxymuconolactone decarboxylase codes for the protein MSESDELFEAGMTVRREVLGDAHVDKAVAGTTEFTKPFQDYITRAAWGSVWTRDGLDRKTRSCLTLAVLTALRSHGEIAMHVRAAIGNGLTPAEISEVLLHTAVYAGVPAANEAFAIAQRTLAEMGES